The sequence aaattaagacaaaattttaatataaattatttaaatatatgtaaatcatgtattttattttaaaacacgACTtgaaaaatatactaaaatgaTGCATTAAAACAACATACTTATGTGATGTCTTATTGGCACAAAAtgtaatatttatcaaaatatatttaaaagaaaaattacgtTTTCATacacacataaaaaaaatcataaaataagaattgacgtttataaaatactatttttaagccatataaataataataataatagctatttatgaaaaaaaaaaagaattattttaaaattcaatctatgttttaaatttatttattcaaaatgaaaaataaataaaagaaaagacgCCGCCTCAAGAGATAGACCGTCTGGACTGTGAAGTCTATAGGAAGCACCAAGCCAAGACCACGTAAAACCTCCGACCGCTCCATTCTCCGACGGAATCGAATTCGAAATATaaaaaacgacgtcgttttccAACTGAGCAGAGTCCCAAAGCTCATGTCTCTCTCCTCCGCCCTCAACGCGTTCAAGTCCTCAGCGCTCATATCATGGAAATCTGTACACTATACTCTTActttctccttctctctccAAACACTCATCTTGTTAATGGAGACCAGCGATCTCCGTAGAAATCTGCTCATGTGTTTTTTGATCGCAGCTTGGGAAGCTCCAGCAAACCATAGCGGGGTGTATCGAGAGGTCTGGCATCACTTTACACTCCGGCAGGGTTGCCAGGGTGAAGATATGGCCGGAGTGTGCTGGAGTTGGGAGATACTTCGACTTTCGATCCAATTTTATTCACCCTTCAGTCGATTACGTTCAGGAATCGCCTCTCTGCACCACGCTCTGCAGAGACGGCTACAAGGTTCGAACTGTCGAGCACTTGCTTTCGGCTTTGGAGGCAATGGGCGTCGATAATTGCAGAATCGAGGTGGAAGGTTTGAACGGAGAAGAGTCAAGTGTGGAGGTAGGTGGCTTAAGGTTGTTTTCATTTGCAAATGGTTCAGCAAATTTGTGAATTTGAGTTCCATCTGTATGTATATTATGATTAATTGGAAACCGAAAATGGGCATTTTTTGGAATAGAATGCAACTATGCGTTTTGTTGAATCGAGTTTCGCTCTCTTTCCTTCGCGTACAAGAAATCAAATGGAAcgttaataataaatgtaatgccccattttgtttttcttttcggAAAATTGGTGATACTTCTTACATAATTCATGCACTGAACATTGGGAGAACCAAATATGCATGATTTGATGATGACATCTAAGAGCACACGGATCCATATATTCATTTGTCGATGTGGATCTCTCAAGTAAATGGATgaagaaatgtgaatttttgGCCTAAACTTAATGTAGGGAAACTAATAGTGTCCTCAATTTGCTGTCACAGGTTCCTATTTTTGATGGGTCAGCAAAGGAATGGGTGGAAGCAATAGAGCAGGTTGGATTAAAGGTGGCAACAGATCAGGGTGGCAACAGTTGTGAGAAAATGATACCGTTTCTTATTGAACCTGTGCATGTGCATAGGAATGATTCTTTTATAGCAGCTTTCCCCTATCCCAAAGTTCAGATCATTTATGGAATCGATTTTCCACAGGTAAACTTTTTGTGCATTGCCAGTTTTGATTGTTTACAATATAGAATGTGagcatagttttaaaaagtGCGCCTAGGCTCAAGGCGCAACCACTCCCTATCTATTATGCCTTGCTTGCCAAGACATGTGCCTTATTGAAGAGGCACGCCTTGTTTATCttacttttccttttatatatttttattctagaaatttttaattgtatattgaaatttatataatttaattacttttttattgaatgcttcttttaaacgtttagaatttttattttattttattggattagattttgaatcatattttataaaattgatatgcatcctAGGTCAAATTTCACTTCACTCACGCTTAAGTTATAGGGGACTTTTGCgctaaaaatttttaattgtatattgaaatttatataatttaattacttttgtattgaatgcttcttttaaatgtttagttttattttatttttttattggattagattttggatcatattttataaaattgatatgcattgTAGGTCAGATTTCACTTAACTCACGCTTAGGCTATAGGAGACTTTTGCGCCTTAGGTGTGCCTtgtgccttttaaaactatattatgcaaaaattagagaattttGTTATGCTTCTTTGTTGCTCTACCATGTGATTGCTTGCATGTGATGAATCTTATTGCTGCAAATGGATTTCTGACTAAAAACGAGATAACAAGATATAGCAGGAGAAAAAGGCCCATCTCCAACATTAGGGGACTAGAATGAACCCAACTGCATTTGTGTCATGAATAAGTGGGGCTATCACTGCTGGGTAGAGTTCAAATTTGGTTGGGTTCATCAGTGTTTCATTGGGTCTAGTTTAGATTCAGCTTGTTAATATTTTGGGGTGATTGCGCCCTACTAAGTTTAGTCCATGCTTGGACTGTCATGGTAGGTCTGACCATTTATACATAGGTTATTTCTACAGTCCCTCTTAAAAGTCCCAAGTCTTGAGCAGAGTTAGAAAAGCTAAAGGTGGACGAGGGAGAAGATTAGGAAACTCATCTCTGAGAAAGAGATGGAGCAAAACACAGTGCTGAAATATGAAGATGACAGAGGCATCCAGCTTTCTCAACACTTTAGTTTTAACTAAAAGCAGTTAACTGCAAATTGGAGCATCTCATATAGGGACTCAATAAAAAGCATGTGAAACTGAAGCCATTATACACATGTTAGAAATTAGTGGCCGATTTGTGGAAGTGGCAATATCTATACAAGGGTAGAAGACTTATGTTGATCAAAAGCACTTTGTCTAGCTTGCctatatattttatatccttGTTTGTCAACCCAAGTAAGGTAAGCTAGTGTTTGCAATCAAAAGCTCTTCCCTTTTTGGAGGTAGGGAGTTGGAGCCCATCAGAAAAAAGCTTCATTTGGTGGGATGATTGATTGCTTGTATGGATAAGAAGTAAGGAAGGTCAGATATCAGAGATTAATCAATACTTAATGAGACTTTGTTTGGTAAATGGAGTTGGAGGTTTGTTATAGAAAGGGAGTCTCTATGGAAATGGTAATAATTGGGAAGCTTAGGGAAAAAGCAGGTGGTTGGTGTTCTAATGTTGTGAAGGAAGGGTTTAGGGTAGGTTTGTCGAAAGCAATAAGGAGAGGTTGGGAAACCTTCAAAAGTAGAATCAGTTTCATGGCAGGTGATGGTAGAAGAGTGAAGTTTTGTAAGGATATTTGGTGTGGTGACGCTTCTTAGAGATCAGTAATGTGGAAtggtgaaaataaattgatttggAAGGATTCAAAGAATGAGAAGTCAGATCTGTCTAGGAATTGAAGAGAGGAAGGGCATTTCCTTTGAAATTAGTTTGGAACTCATGGGTCTCTACACAACTGGGGTTCTCTGCTTAGGAGGTGATTTGAGGAAGATTGTGACGTTAGATTCGTTAAAAAGGAGAGGATGGACCCTGGCAAATTTTTACTATCTCTGCAAGGATGGATGGAGAAGAATTAGCTGAttagatcattttccattgtgTTTAAAACAAGGATTTTGtggcttttcttttctctctatttaGAGTGGAGGGGCTGCTTCCTTCTTCAGTAATTGTTTCATTGTGCTTATTTTGcaccatttggaaagaaagaaattgtaACTTATTTGAAAATGTGGCATACTCAAAATATCATACTCATGTCTTCTTTTGCTTTGGGCTAGAAAGTCCATGGATGAGGCTTCAATGTCTATGTTAGAtattgttgattggttgggttctaggtagttggaaggaagtttttgttctttctttctttttttattaacctTTTGATGTCTTTTGTATATttcatgtgtactttggtgGACTTTTTTTGTTTAGtgttattaataatattttggtcTGCTTATCAAAATCTGGAATGCAAGTATCTTTCCTGCAGTTGATTTGTGGAACTGCTTTTTCTGTAGAACTGCTGAAGGGATAACTTTTCATTTGGTTGCAATGCCAACTAAAAAGAGGGAAAGAATgtaaatggataaaaaattcTTAAGGCGAGGCATTCCTTTAGATTAAGGGATGGCCTACAATTGGCTGAGCAAGAAGGGTGcagaaaaaatatatggaaagaATTAATACCCTGTCAGCAAAAGGAGGGGAATGaaattcttttagttttttctttgcattccTTGCTTGGTTTTAAGCAAGCAAGGTGAGAAGCTTTTAAGAATTTTCCTCctaacatttcaaaattttcttgtcaAAAGAAGGAGGGTTTGGAGAGTTAATTTAGGACAGAAGCGTGTATCCAACATTTCAGAAAAAGATAGAAATGGTTGTCAAGGACCTAGGTATTTTCCTCTTTAAGTTTAGTCTTCTCTCccaataaagaaaacaaagtaaTATTCTTTGTTTCTCCTCTCACATTCATCTTTTCCAACTAATTCCTTTCTCACTCTAGTAATGAACCAATGGAGTGTAATGGTTGAGCAGAAAGGAAAGCAAAACACATTATGAGAGAATTGTTAGGACTGTTATGTCCTTTTTTACactatttgtttaaaatatgaAAGTTTTATAATCAGATAACAAGGGTTAATTTTCTTCACAGACCTGCTTGTCTTGaggttgaaaattttcatcactAAGAAAGCATGTTGTTGAGGAATTCTGGGTCATAGTCATTTAGACATTTCCTGGTCACAGAATATTTATTCACAGAAACCCAGTCAGAAGCAGAATTTGTAGTCATCTTGATTTTCTAGTTTCATCAACATTCTCTTTTAAATCATCATTTCTATTATTTGTGAATATTAATTTAGCAGTTAGGGTATCTAAATTTTCTAGAAATGCCTGCTGCTGATAATGTTATAACTTTGAGTTAACCATCAAAACAGAtggttgtaattttttttgtcatttactTGATGGATTACTAAGGCTCTTAAGTTGTCAAATTTGATAATGGAATGGATTTTATGTATCAAAGAAAATGTTGAACAGGATAAGCCTCTGTTACTTCATTGTTGCAGGTGCCTGCTATTGGTTGCCAGTGGTTCTCTTCAGCCTCTTTGGATGACTCTTTCTACACCAGTGAAATAGGTCCTTCAAGAACCTTTTGTATTTATGAAGAGGTTAGGTCTAATTTCTACCATCAATTGTGTTGTTGTCATCATTTCTTTGGTTTCTTAGTTTGATATTTTGCACCTTAATGCACATTCTAATTGCTATAATCTATGAGAAGCTACAATCTaggtttttttccattttcattttgcGCAAAAATCCTTATATTTCTGGTTCTTGTATCTATAACCTGAGCAATGGTAAGGGTATTTTGAAGCAATTTCAGGGAAGAAACTTTCTTATTGCCATTATAATGGTATCTAGTGAGCTTTCTGAAC is a genomic window of Vitis riparia cultivar Riparia Gloire de Montpellier isolate 1030 chromosome 1, EGFV_Vit.rip_1.0, whole genome shotgun sequence containing:
- the LOC117912109 gene encoding probable UDP-3-O-acyl-N-acetylglucosamine deacetylase 1, mitochondrial, whose protein sequence is MSLSSALNAFKSSALISWKSLGKLQQTIAGCIERSGITLHSGRVARVKIWPECAGVGRYFDFRSNFIHPSVDYVQESPLCTTLCRDGYKVRTVEHLLSALEAMGVDNCRIEVEGLNGEESSVEVPIFDGSAKEWVEAIEQVGLKVATDQGGNSCEKMIPFLIEPVHVHRNDSFIAAFPYPKVQIIYGIDFPQVPAIGCQWFSSASLDDSFYTSEIGPSRTFCIYEEVEKLRNLGLIKGGSTDSAIVCSASKGWLNPPLRFPDEPCRHKVLDLIGDLSLFARHGSQGFPVAQIVGYKGGHALHADFVRRLSGIS